A segment of the Pseudodesulfovibrio profundus genome:
ACAGGAAAAAACTGTCCCTGGGGATGCCGTTGAACCGGCGGAGGTGGCGCTTGGCTTGGTTCCAAAAGTTCTCAATCCCATTGATGTGGTTTTGCCTGTCCACGAACCTTTCAGAGTGATTGATCCGCACATGGTGGAAGTCCGAGACATCCAGCGCATCATAGCTTCTGAAAGCGTCAGTGTACACGATACTGTCCGGCAAGATCATACGCTCCATGATGGGGAGAAGTGTCGTGCTCCGGGCGTTTGGGATCATGACCGTATAAACCCGCCCTCCACGCTTCAACAAGCCGAAAACAGGGACTTTCCCTGCAGCACCTCGACCGCGCTTGCCTTTCCTGACTCCTCCGAAGTAGCTCTCATCAACTTCAATCTCACCGTCGAATGGCGATGCCTTTTCCATCTCATCGGCAATGATTTTCCTCAGCCGAGTGAAAAACGTGGCCGCCGTGTTCTTGTTGACGTCCACCAGTTGAGCGGCAGCACGTGCCGTTGTGCCGGCAATGAAGTGCTCAATGAGCCTGGCCCGCTTCTGTGGGCTGAGCCTGCTTTTCCTTTCGTACATGATGCCATCCTAAGCCTAAGCGGAGTGCTTAGCTAGGACAGCCCCTTAATTTTTATAT
Coding sequences within it:
- a CDS encoding IS1595 family transposase encodes the protein MYERKSRLSPQKRARLIEHFIAGTTARAAAQLVDVNKNTAATFFTRLRKIIADEMEKASPFDGEIEVDESYFGGVRKGKRGRGAAGKVPVFGLLKRGGRVYTVMIPNARSTTLLPIMERMILPDSIVYTDAFRSYDALDVSDFHHVRINHSERFVDRQNHINGIENFWNQAKRHLRRFNGIPRDSFFLFPKSVKKLH